Proteins from a genomic interval of Anolis sagrei isolate rAnoSag1 chromosome 1, rAnoSag1.mat, whole genome shotgun sequence:
- the MYO3B gene encoding myosin-IIIb isoform X6, translating to MAAPLKNTASPEANQARKPLYGLFQYNQNMIGLESLPDPSDTWEIIETIGKGTYGKVYKVTNKKDGSLAAVKILDPISDVDEEIEAEYNILQFLPNHPNVVKFYGMFYKADQYVGGQLWLVLELCNGGSVTDLVKGLLKCGQRLDEAIISYILYGALLGLQHLHNNRIIHRDVKGNNILLTTEGGVKLVDFGVSAQLTSTRLRRNTSVGTPFWMAPEVIACEQQYDYSYDARCDVWSLGITAIELGDGDPPLFDMHPVKTLFKIPR from the exons GAAGCCTCTCTATGGATTGTTTCAGTATAATCAGAATATGATTGGACTGGAGTCTTTACCTGATCCCTCAGATACTTGGGAAATAATTGAGACCATTGGAAAAGGAACATACGGTAAAGTCTATAAAGTGACAAATAAGAAGGATGGGAGCCTTGCGGCAGTGAAGATTTTAGATCCTATCAGT GATGTGGACGAGGAAATTGAAGCCGAATACAATATCTTACAATTTCTTCCTAACCATCCCAATGTTGTTAAATTTTACGGAATGTTTTATAAAGCAGATCAATATGTGGGCGGACAGCTCTGGCTTGTGCTTGAG CTGTGTAATGGAGGCTCTGTCACAGATCTTGTCAAAGGACTACTGAAGTGTGGCCAACGCTTGGATGAAGCTATCATCTCATACATCTTATATGGTGCTCTCTTG GGTCTACAGCATTTGCACAACAACCGAATCATCCATCGTGATGTCAAAGGGAACAACATACTCCTGACAACAGAAGGAGGAGTGAAGCTTGTTGACTTTG gtgTTTCTGCACAGCTCACCAGCACCAGGCTGAGGAGAAATACATCAGTGGGAACTCCGTTTTGGATGGCACCTGAG GTCATTGCCTGTGAACAGCAGTATGACTACTCTTATGATGCCCGCTGCGACGTGTGGTCCCTCGGGATCACAGCCATCGAATTGGGAGATGGTGATCCGCCTCTCTTTGACATGCATCCCGTGAAGACCCTTTTCAAGATCCCAAGGTAA